A window from Citrus sinensis cultivar Valencia sweet orange chromosome 3, DVS_A1.0, whole genome shotgun sequence encodes these proteins:
- the LOC102614502 gene encoding uncharacterized protein LOC102614502, translating into MYMAYGWPQVIPLEQGLCPSSQQIIYFKVNNGLLLIASPCHIELWSSSQHKVRLGKYKRDSESVQREGENLQAVWSPDTKLIAVVTSSLYLHIFKVQITEKSIQIGGKQPSGLFFIKISLVLNEQLPFAEKGLSVSNIVSDNKHMLLGLSDGSLYSISWKGEFYGAFELVHSSNDSSVAALSHHFPSNGLASVDTSGAFVSDHKFPISSAIIWLELCLPMRLLFVLYSNGQLMSCSVSKKGLKLAEFIKIDKELGSGDAVCASIAPEQQILAVGTRRGVVELYDLAESASLIRTVSLYDWGYSMDDTGPVSCIAWTPDNSAFAVGWKSRGLTVWSVSGCRLMSTIRQISLSSISSPIVKPNQDCKYEPLMSGTSMMQWDEYGYRLYAIEEGSSERVLIFSFGKCCLNRGVSGMTYARQVIYGEDRLLVVQSEDTDELKILHLNLPVSYISQNWPVQHVAASKDGMFLAVAGLHGLILYDIRQKKWRVFGDITQEQKIQSKGLLWLGKIIVVCNYIDSSNTYELLFYPRYHLDQSSLLCRKSLLAKPIVMDVYEDYILVTYRPFDVHIFHVKLFGELTPSTTPDLQLSTVRELSIMTAKSHPAAMRFIPDQVPRECSLNNHVSTSSDMLAREPARCLILRANGELSLLDLDDGRERELTDSVELFWVTCGQLEEKTSLIEEVSWLDYGYRGMQVWYPSPGVDPYKQEDFLQLDPELEFDREVYPLGLLPNAGVVVGVSQRMSFSACTEFPCFEPTPQAQTILHCLLRHLLQRDKIEEALRLAQLSAEKPHFSHCLEWLLFTVFDAEISRQNINKNQISIPKRAASFSLLEKTCNFIRNFPEYLNVVVSVARKTDGRHWADLFSAAGRSTELFEECFQRRWYRTAACYILVIAKLEGPAVSQYSALRLLQATLDECLYELAGELVRFLLRSGREYEQASTDSDKLSPRFLGYFLFPSSYRRPSLDKSTSFKEQSPNVASVKNILESHASYLMSGKELSKLVAFVKGTQFDLVEYLQREGRVCARLENFASGLELIGQKLQMGTLQSRLDAEFLLAHMCSVKFKEWIVVLATLLRRSEVLFDLFRHDMRLWEAYAITLQSYPAFAEYHDLLEALDEKLSSVVDSAKR; encoded by the exons ATGTATATGGCATACGGATGGCCGCAGGTGATTCCACTGGAGCAAGGACTCTGTCCATCGTCTCAGCAGATCATATACTTCAAAGTTAACAATGGATTGTTACTTATTGCGTCTCCTTGTCACATCGAGCTCTGGAGCTCTTCTCAG CATAAAGTGAGATTAGGGAAATACAAGAGGGATTCGGAGTCAGTGCAAAGAGAGGGCGAGAATTTGCAGGCGGTGTGGAGCCCCGACACCAAATTGATTGCTGTTGTT ACATCGTCTTTATATCTTCATATTTTCAAGGTCCAGATTACAGAAAAAAGTATACAAATCGGAGGAAAGCAGCCTTCTGGTTTGTTTTTCATTAAGATCTCTCTTGTTCTGAATGAGCAGTTGCCTTTTGCGGAAAAGGGTTTGTCAGT GAGCAATATTGTCAGTGATAACAAACACATGCTACTTGGGCTTTCAGATGGATCTTTATATAGTATCTCATGGAAGGGGGAG TTTTATGGAGCTTTTGAACTTGTCCACTCTTCTAATGATAGCAGTGTGGCTGCTTTGTCCCACCATTTTCCGAGCAACGGTCTTGCTTCTGTCGACACTTCGGGAGCTTTTGTGTCTGATCATAAATTTCCCATAAGCTCTGCTATCATTTGGCTGGAGCTTTGCCTACCTATGAGGTTGCTATTTGTTTTGTATTCGAATGGACAACTAATGTCATGCTCTGTGAGCAAGAAAGGCTTAAAGCTAGCTGAATtcattaaaattgataaagaGTTGGGTTCTGGTGATGCTGTGTGTGCTTCAATAGCTCCAGAGCAACAAATCCTTGCTGTAGGTACAAGGAGAGGGGTTGTTGAGCTCTATGACTTGGCAGAATCAGCATCACTTATTCGTACTGTGTCTTTATATGACTGGGG ATACTCCATGGATGACACTGGTCCTGTTAGTTGTATTGCTTGGACACCTGATAATTCTGCTTTTGCTGTTGGTTGGAAGTCAAGAGGACTTACAGTTTGGTCCGTGTCCGGATGTCGTCTGATGTCAACGATCCGTCAAATCAGTTTAAGTTCTATATCCTCTCCCATTGTTAAGCCAAACCAAGACTGTAAATATGAGCCATTGATGAGTGGCACCTCAATGATGCAATGGGATGAATATGGATATAGGCTATATGCAATTGAGGAAGGATCTTCAGAACGAGTTCTTATATTTTCCTTTGGCAAATGTTGTCTTAACAGAGGGGTTTCTGGCATGACATATGCTCGTCAAGTAATTTATGGTGAAGATAGGTTACTAGTTGTGCAATCGGAAGATACTGACGAACTCAAAATTCTACACCTAAACCTTCCA GTTTCTTATATCTCCCAAAATTGGCCTGTCCAGCATGTGGCTGCAAGCAAGGACGGAATGTTCTTGGCAGTTGCTGGTCTTCATGGGTTAATCTTATATGATATACGGCAAAAAAAATGGCGAGTATTTGGAGATATTACTCAGGAACAGAAGATTCAGAGTAAAGGTTTGTTGTGGCTGGGGAAGATCATTGTTGTCTGCAACTATATCGATTCTTCTAACAc GTATGAACTGCTCTTTTACCCAAGATATCACCTTGATCAGAGCTCGTTGCTATGTCGGAAATCATTGCTTGCTAAACCAATAGTGATGGATGTCTATGAAGATTATATTCTTGTGACCTATCGCCCATTTGATGTCCACATATTCCATGTGAAATTATTTGGTGAATTGACACCTTCTACCACTCCAGACCTTCAG CTTTCTACAGTACGAGAACTTTCAATCATGACTGCAAAGAGCCATCCCGCTGCTATGCGTTTTATCCCCGATCAGGTTCCAAGAGAATGTTCTTTAAACAATCATGTTTCAACTTCTTCTGACATGTTAGCAAGGGAGCCTGCGAG ATGTTTGATATTGAGAGCAAATGGGGAGCTTTCACTTTTGGATTTGGATGATGGACGAGAAAGAGAGCTTACCGATTCtgttgaattattttgggTTACTTGTGGTCAATTAGAGGAGAAAACGAGTCTAATTGAAGAAGTTTCATGGTTGGATTACGGATACCGAGGAATGCAG GTTTGGTATCCATCTCCTGGTGTTGACCCTTATAAGCAAGAGGATTTCTTGCAG TTGGACCCGGAGTTGGAATTCGACCGTGAAGTGTACCCTCTGGGGCTTCTTCCAAATGCAGGTGTTGTTGTCGGTGTTTCTCAAAGAATGTCATTTTCTGCATGCACAGAGTTTCCATGTTTTGAACCAACTCCACAAGCGCAAACTATATTGCATTGCCTTCTTCGGCATCTCCTTCAG AGGGACAAAATTGAGGAGGCATTGCGGTTGGCTCAATTGTCTGCAGAAAAGCCTCACTTTTCACATTGTCTTGAGTGGCTTCTTTTTACTGTATTTGATGCTGAAATTTCACG GCAAAATATAAACAAGAACCAGATCTCAATACCTAAACGTGCTGCCAGCTTCTCTCTTTTGGAGAAGACTTGTAATTTCATCAGAAATTTTCCTGAGTATCTTAATGTGGTGGTGAGTGTTGCAAGAAAAACTGATGGTCGACATTGGGCAGACTTGTTCTCTGCTGCTGGAAGATCAACAGA GTTGTTTGAGGAATGCTTCCAGAGAAGATGGTACCGCACTGCCGCTTGCTATATTCTT GTGATCGCTAAACTTGAAGGTCCTGCTGTCAGTCAATATAGTGCCTTACGTTTATTACAG GCAACTCTTGACGAATGTTTATATGAACTCGCTGGGGAGCTG GTGAGATTCTTACTAAGATCTGGAAGGGAATATGAACAAGCATCTACTGATTCTGACAAACTATCTCCCAGATTTTTGggctattttctttttccttctagTTATAGGAGGCCATCTTTGGATAAAAG CACCTCGTTCAAGGAGCAGAGTCCAAATGTTGCTTCTGTTAAGAACATCTTAGAAAGTCATGCTAGCTATTTGATGTCAGGAAAAGAACTTTCCAAGCTTGTTGCATTTGTAAAAGGCACTCAGTTTGATTTAGTG GAATATCTTCAACGTGAAGGACGTGTTTGTGCTCGCTTGGAGAATTTTGCTTCAGGACTTGAACTAAT
- the LOC127900876 gene encoding brassinosteroid-responsive RING protein 1-like has product MGFPVGYTEVFLPKFFVHTLSFLGFIRNIIICLFRYLGLSDFLETDVIWPDNSPTRIPENAPVSARLIREILPVIKFQDLEMVNGDPPENCAVCLYEFEGGEEIRWLRNCKHIFHRACLDPWMDHDQKTCPLCRTPFVPDEMQEEFNQRLWAASGVDDLFSEYSSVPEL; this is encoded by the coding sequence ATGGGTTTCCCAGTCGGGTACACAGAAGTATTCTTGCCGAAGTTCTTCGTACACACGCTTTCCTTTCTGGGTTTCATCAGGAACATCATTATCTGCTTGTTTCGCTATCTGGGTCTATCTGATTTTCTTGAAACAGACGTCATTTGGCCCGACAACTCTCCGACCCGAATACCCGAAAACGCGCCTGTATCCGCTCGCCTGATCCGAGAAATCCTGCCAGTGATCAAGTTCCAGGACCTGGAGATGGTCAACGGAGACCCGCCCGAGAATTGTGCGGTTTGTTTGTACGAGTTTGAAGGCGGAGAAGAGATCAGGTGGTTGAGGAACTGCAAGCACATTTTTCACAGGGCGTGCCTGGACCCTTGGATGGACCATGATCAGAAAACGTGTCCGCTTTGTAGGACACCCTTTGTGCCCGACGAGATGCAGGAGGAGTTTAATCAACGGCTCTGGGCTGCTTCCGGTGTTGATGATCTTTTCAGTGAGTACAGTTCGGTTCCGGAGTTGTAG
- the LOC107178699 gene encoding uncharacterized protein LOC107178699, which produces MHKRTIAVIVLLGSFMLSVKSDLPCDDSRCKTGSCNSTGACICNIPDPSTILDGDRPFLGGKFCDEEMTMCDGTNEFWCEHGGKCEEIVQGEMYDCKCPAGYAGEHCEHSGTPCGQIFCFHEAQCLALSQVHNACDCPPDWKGSADCSLPTLSQTARYPQDKISNNANWMVGFLAFSCSAGAVVGGAIYAKKLFKKKSNTAPRFQQLSSVQTQDILDGDENE; this is translated from the exons aTGCACAAAAGGACTATAGCTGTTATCGTGTTGCTTGGATCTTTTATGCTGAGCGTAAAATCTGATCTACCATGTGATGACAGTAGATGCAAAACGGGTTCCTGCAACAGCACCGGTGCTTGCATTTGTAATATTCCTGATCCATCCACGATCTTAGACGGCGATCGCCCCTTTCTCGG GGGAAAGTTTTGTGACGAAGAGATGACAATGTGTGATGGAACAAACGAATTTTGGTGTGAGCATGGAGGGAAATGTGAAGAGATAGTTCAGGGGGAGATGTATGACTGCAAATGCCCTGCAGGGTATGCAGGTGAGCATTGTGAGCATTCTGGGACTCCTTGTGGTCAGATATTCTGCTTTCATGAGGCTCAATGCTTGGCTCTATCTCAAGTACATAATGCTTGCGATTGCCCTCCTGATTGGAAAGGAAGTGCTGATTGCTCTCTCCCAACACTATCACAAACAG CCAGGTATCCCCAAGACAAAATCAGCAACAATGCTAAT TGGATGGTTGGGTTCTTGGCCTTTTCATGTTCAGCGGGAGCTGTTGTAGGAGGTGCTATCTACGccaagaaattattcaaaaagaaatcaaacactGCTCCAAGATTCCAGCAACTATCAAGTGTGCAGACTCAAGATATATTGGACGGCGATGAGaatgaatga
- the LOC102613913 gene encoding uncharacterized protein LOC102613913, translated as MRIRKNAKLSSILPSHASTPETLQTHVCQLNQSPWDVIPFSQDSCPSLIYQFEGEDSFTGNGSFGESMGAVESVASLMDGEEKAVMFKVDEMVVDDNENVFDSNEEIKVDDEFGLDNDYKPPACCIKTDGKGWHCRNEPKYGHNLCDHHLSLLKSYSNGTCSSVTHSIKKPDKAVAFSRRGRARAAKKGSSSSSNPYEFYYYSGFGPSWGKRRGDRVIGEKKCEAEEAHENTPPNDKTPSSSSQIDNDEFDFVDDEYDEDDENGDSGKKRTRKPVKARSLKSLM; from the exons ATGAGGATTCGCAAGAACGCGAAGCTCTCTTCGATATTGCCTTCGCACGCTTCAACACCAGAGACTCTGCAGACACACGTGTGCCAGCTGAACCAGTCGCCATGGGATGTGATTCCTTTCTCTCAAGACAGCTGCCcatctttaatttatcaa TTCGAAGGAGAAGATAGCTTCACAGGAAATGGGAGCTTCGGGGAATCTATGGGCGCTGTTGAGAG CGTGGCTTCGTTGATGGACGGAGAAGAGAAGGCAGTAATGTTCAAAGTGGATGAAATGGTTGTCGACGATAATGAGAATGTGTTCGACAGTAACGAAGAAATTAAAGTGGATGACGAATTTGGGCTCGATAATGATTATAAACCTCCAGCTTGTTGCATAAAGACAGATGGCAAGGGCTGGCACTGCAGAAACGAGCCCAAATACGGGCACAACTTGTGCGACCATCACTTATCTTTGCTCAAATCTTACAGCAACGGCACCTGTTCTTCTGTTACCCACTCTATCAAGAAACCTGACAAGGCAGTGGCCTTCAGTCGACGAGGCCGAGCTCGGGCAGCGAAGAAGGGTTCGTCGTCGAGTTCAAATCCGTAcgaattttactattattctgGGTTTGGGCCTTCGTGGGGAAAAAGGAGAGGGGATAGAGTAATTGGAGAGAAAAAATGCGAAGCCGAAGAAGCTCACGAGAATACCCCACCGAACGATAAAACGCCGTCGTCTTCCTCACAAATTGATAAtgatgaatttgattttgttgatgatgaatATGACGAGGATGACGAGAATGGAGATAGTGGAAAGAAGAGAACGAGGAAGCCTGTGAAAGCAAGATCATTAAAATCTCTCATGTGA